One window from the genome of [Mycobacterium] stephanolepidis encodes:
- a CDS encoding SAM-dependent methyltransferase gives MSRNEAARAERELPAMTPLTSDFTEESTGERLRRWADEWRRMAAVAVSNADGPKTGMVYDIVGPQNLFGEESLFINFGYWRDHPTTLDEASRDLARLVASSAGFTATDVVVDCGCGYGDQDILWANEFKVKKITGVNIAEEQIVISTQRVAEAGLSDTVSYVKASATDLPFGNESCTKVVALESAFHFPSRIDFFREALRVLKPGGRLVTADIVPRRTALTALARNQVARRGWQGAPPSAVPWAVDVQGYRDLLLDMGFARAETWSIADDVYPPLSKFLAKRLRQPDMKHVNPLLRAQFNSVGMRLFSLHSDYIVSVAHKA, from the coding sequence GTGAGCCGCAACGAGGCGGCCAGAGCCGAAAGGGAGCTGCCAGCCATGACCCCTCTGACGTCCGATTTCACCGAAGAATCCACCGGCGAACGGCTACGCCGATGGGCCGACGAGTGGCGGCGCATGGCGGCGGTCGCGGTATCGAACGCCGACGGCCCCAAGACCGGAATGGTCTACGACATCGTCGGTCCGCAGAACTTGTTCGGCGAAGAGTCGCTCTTCATCAACTTCGGATACTGGCGTGACCACCCGACGACCCTCGACGAGGCCAGCCGCGACCTGGCACGCCTGGTTGCCTCCAGCGCGGGGTTCACCGCCACGGATGTGGTGGTGGATTGTGGTTGTGGGTACGGCGATCAAGACATTCTGTGGGCCAACGAGTTCAAGGTGAAGAAGATCACCGGGGTCAACATCGCCGAAGAGCAGATCGTGATCTCGACTCAACGGGTCGCCGAGGCGGGTTTGTCCGACACCGTCTCCTATGTCAAGGCCTCGGCCACCGATCTACCCTTCGGCAACGAGTCCTGCACCAAGGTGGTGGCGCTGGAGTCGGCATTTCATTTCCCGTCGCGTATCGACTTCTTCCGGGAGGCGCTGCGCGTCCTCAAGCCCGGCGGGCGGCTGGTAACGGCGGACATCGTCCCGCGGCGCACCGCGCTCACCGCGCTGGCACGCAATCAGGTGGCGCGTCGTGGCTGGCAGGGTGCGCCACCGAGCGCGGTGCCCTGGGCCGTCGATGTCCAGGGCTATCGGGATCTGCTGCTGGACATGGGCTTTGCGCGGGCCGAGACATGGTCCATCGCCGACGACGTCTATCCACCGCTGTCGAAGTTCCTGGCCAAGCGGCTACGCCAACCCGATATGAAACATGTCAACCCACTGCTGCGAGCGCAGTTCAATTCGGTGGGTATGCGGCTCTTCTCGCTGCATTCGGACTACATCGTGTCCGTTGCGCACAAAGCCTGA
- a CDS encoding DUF4185 domain-containing protein, producing MPTKTEILNWRTDHLGAAAKSWGDQATQLESAVNGAQGLLDRLQGSGQFVEAFRTRLKGYIDKTRPKVDKLKSAKQVAESSEQQLKGAKDKAVYAVHDPEDEDFNVNEDLSVTERRSHSGLDRLKRAIRRRWLQGILAVRANELEATDNAIARKLHEIAQDLGNFHLEGPDGNTDFSGHRLKPGESRNLGPVAGTGAPIPGIGSADLGEVIEVPDGKGGKKLIAVFGDSFNTDHVPRPGEAADHYKSVAVEIKGFDENGKPIWGNVLTGYDGENGRPPLFPTTGLPPEAQNTNTLPAGSIVMRDGTTYMMAAGTNDLHPTGGSWLVKAGDPSQGGWPPEPGTWRAGDKAPSQISGYQAADGTVYIAADSFDRNQQVAMYRVPPGGNVLDRDSWQPMTESGWGKPGDSPKPVTGTPYGELSLREVGGRPVLSGLNMGTDPLNGTARVEMRVGNAGDPSSVFGLNSPTTVLMQQSDPSAPNFVLQNYGGYILPGSTLDNMRVFGSQWVVANGTPYNTQLIEVNPYH from the coding sequence ATGCCCACAAAGACAGAGATTCTCAACTGGCGAACGGACCACCTTGGCGCAGCGGCTAAGTCGTGGGGCGACCAAGCTACACAGCTTGAGTCGGCAGTCAACGGTGCACAGGGATTGCTGGACAGGCTGCAAGGTTCAGGCCAGTTTGTCGAGGCATTTCGGACGCGGTTGAAAGGCTATATCGACAAAACACGGCCGAAAGTGGACAAATTGAAGTCCGCCAAGCAGGTCGCGGAATCGTCGGAACAACAATTGAAGGGCGCCAAAGACAAGGCCGTGTATGCCGTTCACGATCCCGAAGACGAAGACTTCAACGTGAACGAGGATCTGTCGGTGACCGAGCGGCGGTCACATTCTGGGCTCGATCGTCTGAAACGGGCGATACGAAGGCGATGGCTGCAGGGCATTCTTGCTGTGAGGGCAAACGAGCTGGAGGCGACGGACAACGCGATTGCACGCAAACTGCATGAAATTGCGCAAGACCTAGGCAACTTCCATCTTGAGGGACCCGATGGCAATACAGACTTCAGTGGTCATCGACTTAAGCCTGGTGAATCACGGAATTTGGGACCCGTCGCAGGCACAGGCGCGCCTATCCCGGGGATCGGCTCCGCCGACCTGGGCGAAGTCATCGAAGTGCCCGACGGCAAGGGTGGGAAGAAACTGATCGCTGTCTTCGGTGATTCGTTCAACACGGACCACGTCCCCCGTCCCGGCGAGGCGGCGGATCATTACAAATCGGTGGCCGTCGAAATTAAGGGATTTGATGAGAACGGCAAGCCCATCTGGGGCAACGTTCTCACAGGTTACGACGGCGAGAACGGTAGGCCTCCCTTGTTCCCGACGACAGGACTCCCGCCGGAGGCTCAGAACACAAACACTCTTCCCGCAGGCAGCATCGTGATGAGAGATGGGACCACTTACATGATGGCCGCGGGTACGAACGATCTCCACCCGACGGGAGGCTCTTGGCTGGTTAAGGCCGGGGACCCCTCGCAAGGCGGCTGGCCACCAGAACCCGGCACCTGGCGCGCGGGCGACAAAGCGCCGTCGCAAATCAGCGGATACCAGGCCGCGGACGGCACGGTGTACATCGCGGCAGACTCGTTCGACCGCAATCAGCAGGTGGCGATGTATCGCGTGCCGCCGGGGGGCAATGTCTTGGATCGTGACTCATGGCAACCAATGACAGAATCCGGATGGGGTAAGCCTGGAGACTCTCCGAAACCTGTGACGGGAACTCCCTACGGCGAACTTAGCCTCCGGGAGGTGGGTGGAAGGCCAGTGCTTTCAGGGCTCAATATGGGGACGGATCCGCTCAATGGCACCGCTCGCGTCGAGATGCGAGTGGGTAACGCAGGCGACCCCTCAAGCGTCTTTGGGCTTAACTCACCCACTACCGTTCTGATGCAACAGTCAGATCCGAGTGCACCCAATTTCGTACTCCAGAATTATGGCGGGTACATATTACCGGGCTCCACGCTGGATAATATGCGTGTGTTCGGAAGCCAGTGGGTGGTTGCTAATGGAACGCCATACAACACACAATTGATCGAAGTTAATCCCTACCACTAA
- a CDS encoding arylamine N-acetyltransferase family protein, producing the protein MWNGDELELDEYLAFIGFDGARSLSLDTLRRLQRGHVLNVKWENLDAVLHKHVALDIPTVQAKLLREPRGGYCYEHVALFAAVLERLGFDFFGIQGRVQMGATTIRPATHGMLVVRLDGQQWLCDVGFGTSPLAPIRVVDEDTIDDGSWTYRLLRGEVTPGADGWTLSEAAGDGTRPGWMSRYTFVLEPQYPIDYRAASYFVASSPHSPFSTRVFVQKIAPDHAYILDHRDLHDIRPGIGRKTRQLAPAEVVVTLREIFGIELKDDDSSLLLERLAEQ; encoded by the coding sequence ATGTGGAACGGAGACGAGCTCGAGCTCGACGAATACCTGGCCTTCATAGGCTTCGACGGCGCCCGGTCGCTGTCCCTGGACACCCTGCGTCGCCTGCAGCGTGGGCACGTCCTGAACGTCAAGTGGGAGAACCTCGATGCGGTGCTACATAAACACGTCGCATTGGACATCCCGACGGTTCAGGCGAAGCTGCTGCGCGAACCCCGCGGCGGCTACTGCTACGAGCATGTCGCCCTGTTCGCTGCAGTTCTAGAGCGCCTCGGCTTCGACTTCTTCGGAATTCAAGGGCGCGTACAGATGGGCGCCACCACCATTCGGCCCGCGACGCACGGCATGCTCGTGGTCCGTCTGGACGGACAACAGTGGCTCTGCGATGTCGGATTCGGCACCAGCCCTCTTGCCCCGATACGCGTGGTCGACGAGGACACCATCGACGACGGATCGTGGACGTACCGACTGCTACGCGGCGAGGTCACACCCGGCGCCGACGGCTGGACCCTGTCCGAGGCCGCCGGGGACGGGACGCGACCGGGGTGGATGAGCCGATACACCTTCGTGCTCGAACCTCAGTACCCGATCGACTATCGCGCCGCGAGTTACTTTGTCGCATCGAGTCCCCATTCACCCTTTAGTACAAGGGTTTTCGTACAGAAGATCGCGCCCGATCACGCGTACATCCTGGACCATCGCGACCTGCACGACATCCGGCCCGGCATCGGCCGAAAGACCCGGCAGTTGGCACCCGCGGAAGTCGTGGTGACACTTCGCGAAATCTTCGGTATCGAACTAAAGGACGATGACTCGTCACTGCTATTGGAACGGCTGGCCGAGCAGTAA
- a CDS encoding methyltransferase family protein has protein sequence MPQAIPSKTRLLVKLLVANIVSTVALGGLLILTAGTWNWPQLWILGIEVTVLNLGVHLWLLNDNPALLAERLGSPRQPNQTSWDKVFMVFAIVGMPVWFAVPALDHRWGWSTVPVWIQVVGAVLIAVSLLSMVLVFRANSFAAPVVKVQAERGHSIVDTGPYAYVRHPMYSGAIPFLVGTPLLLGSWYGLIGSAATVLALGFRAVGEERLLTQELDGYPEYAARVRFRLVPGIW, from the coding sequence ATGCCCCAGGCCATTCCGTCGAAGACCCGGCTGCTGGTCAAGCTGCTCGTCGCCAACATCGTGTCGACCGTCGCGCTGGGCGGGCTGTTGATACTGACCGCCGGCACGTGGAACTGGCCTCAGTTGTGGATTCTGGGTATTGAGGTCACTGTCCTGAACCTGGGCGTGCACCTGTGGCTGCTCAACGACAACCCGGCGCTGCTGGCCGAGCGACTCGGCTCGCCTCGTCAGCCCAACCAAACCTCCTGGGACAAAGTCTTTATGGTGTTCGCGATAGTCGGTATGCCGGTCTGGTTCGCGGTACCGGCACTCGACCATCGCTGGGGTTGGTCGACGGTGCCGGTCTGGATCCAGGTCGTGGGCGCGGTACTCATCGCCGTCTCGCTGCTTTCGATGGTGCTCGTCTTCCGCGCCAACAGCTTTGCCGCGCCCGTCGTGAAGGTTCAAGCAGAGCGCGGACATTCGATTGTCGATACCGGCCCCTATGCCTATGTCCGCCATCCCATGTACTCGGGGGCGATCCCGTTCCTGGTGGGCACGCCCCTGCTGCTGGGCTCCTGGTACGGATTGATCGGATCCGCTGCGACCGTCCTCGCACTGGGGTTTCGGGCCGTCGGGGAAGAGCGCCTGCTCACCCAAGAACTCGACGGCTACCCCGAATACGCGGCCCGCGTTCGATTCCGGCTGGTACCCGGCATCTGGTAG
- a CDS encoding YdeI/OmpD-associated family protein — MAADRPTIYFASQRDWEEWLEENHEDSPGVWIKMAKKASGIPSVNHKEALEEALCFGWIDGQAKSLDEQYTLRMFTPRRARSTWSKINVGHIERLTGEGRLRSAGLREVDAAKADGRWDAAYSSQATIEVPDDFAQALRAEPQAQQFFDSLTKTARWPFLFRLTTIKKPETRARRIVQYVELLAQGKTLS; from the coding sequence ATGGCCGCTGATCGCCCCACCATCTACTTTGCGTCGCAACGAGACTGGGAAGAGTGGTTGGAAGAGAACCACGAGGACTCCCCCGGTGTCTGGATCAAGATGGCCAAGAAGGCCAGTGGCATCCCCAGCGTCAACCACAAGGAAGCCCTAGAGGAAGCACTCTGCTTCGGGTGGATCGACGGACAAGCCAAGTCGCTCGACGAGCAGTACACCCTGCGCATGTTCACCCCACGTCGCGCCCGCAGCACTTGGTCGAAGATCAACGTCGGCCATATCGAACGACTCACCGGCGAGGGCCGGCTCAGGTCCGCCGGCCTACGAGAAGTGGACGCCGCCAAGGCCGACGGTCGTTGGGACGCCGCCTACAGCTCGCAGGCCACCATCGAGGTCCCCGACGACTTCGCGCAGGCACTGCGCGCCGAGCCGCAGGCGCAGCAGTTCTTCGACTCCCTCACCAAGACGGCGCGCTGGCCGTTCCTGTTCCGGCTCACCACCATCAAGAAACCGGAGACTCGCGCCCGGCGGATCGTCCAGTACGTCGAGCTACTCGCGCAGGGGAAGACGTTGAGCTAG